A single genomic interval of Carassius auratus strain Wakin chromosome 30, ASM336829v1, whole genome shotgun sequence harbors:
- the LOC113049206 gene encoding KN motif and ankyrin repeat domain-containing protein 1-like isoform X3: METRRRLEQERLLMQPPVNEPPRRRLASFGGMGSSSSLSSYSGSYGPSQISPSSHTFQHNGHLGNGEYNPYFTYSMGSSIRHSPLSSGMTTPVTNVSPLHLQHIREQMVVALKRLKELEEQVKTIPILQVKISVLQEEKRQLVSQMKNSKVAGQSQGGGFRKRSYSVGSADQYEPLSQLRTGSELHIEEIENTEQSTQRLQEFRQLTAEVEALERNLQDNGEERRRSLNQTEEKTNQNVQRWRCESKSIGVGADENMNNVVVYRRSPGQNKDVAVGTEQELRSTGVGVTEAMLGMSSEVEAEIEMQHQTIEALKEKIYRLEVQLKETTHQMEMGKLKLQLQEAGSRKKADKGMMARPEMYSTSVEARVSTQSQGVGNHVEFSNASTNNVQQMNSVGIICKPEATHVSIGPELPMERWIVRERAEVKEQCVGKQVVMCNKSVGVELSVCEMGINTELTAEGLGLCKTEAEQVKEFRSIGCGDCSVDVIVRPIMEMATQSTATDEVHKTDFGVMVLPMCASQYTNTEIETIGKLTNTDKVVLTDSSTTTQPYSKDKQVSTIPVETRTIAIGDGLVKDVPATLKTRSVSVGTTASEEGMHDKSPSYKTKETGVGLTNINENFLVGHKTRNIACGPSQSPSSIQLESVPLGSMSSAGPIHSQAGAGVGLDHYIERVQKLLQEQQMLLAQNYSELADAFDPPQQSQFSSINSELVTTLSSINSVMKYGSVEELSNMDLLRPKGNSDHTMKETQMITSHLSSSRTEVTRIEKVFNDDAHGTETQKSRMDQQMSTALHGSHSTLKSIMKKDGHQGPNGTKKNLQFVGVNGGYETTSSDDSSSEESTSSGSEDEEDKDKVVNVRERRKEEFRNNEAVDEDRDTEDLGQDKRQRYELNEKMISACNMMKSHLNDPKALSSKDLRPCVNTVQHEWFRVSSQKTAVPEMVEDYLNAFRGISPALLQHIVNMADGNGNTALHYSVSHSNFHIVKKLLDADVCNVNQQNKAGYTPIMLAALAAVEAQKDMRVVEELFGKGDVNAKASQAGQTGLMLAVSHGRMDMVKALLACGADVNIQDDEGSTALMCASEHGHVEIVKLLLAQPGCDATLSDNDESNALSIALEAGHKDIAVLLYAHMNFSKAQSPGTPRLGRKTSPSPTRKGHV; encoded by the exons ATGGAGACCCGAAGGCGACTGGAACAGGAGCGGCTCCTGATGCAGCCACCAGTCAATGAGCCGCCTCGTCGGCGACTGGCCAGTTTTGGAGGAATGGGCTCTTCCAGTTCCCTGTCCTCTTACAGTGGCTCCTATGGGCCAAGCCAGATTTCGCCCAGCTCACATACTTTTCAACATAATGGACATCTAGGCAATGGCGAGTACAACCCCTACTTCACATACTCTATGGGCAGTTCTATCCGCCACAGTCCCCTCAGCTCAGGCATGACCACACCAGTGACCAATGTTAGCCCACTGCACCTCCAGCACATTCGAGAACAGATGGTAGTGGCTCTAAAGAGACTAAAAGAACTGGAGGAGCAGGTAAAGACCATCCCAATCCTTCAGGTCAAGATCTCAGTCTTGCAAGAAGAGAAAAGGCAACTAGTATCACAGATGAAGAACTCCAAGGTAGCGGGGCAGAGTCAAGGTGGAGGTTTCAGGAAACGCTCCTATAGTGTTGGCAGTGCTGACCAGTATGAGCCCCTGTCCCAGCTCAGGACAGGCTCTGAACTCCACATTGAGGAGATCGAGAACACTGAGCAGAGCACTCAAAGGCTACAAGAGTTCAGGCAACTGACAGCTGAAGTGGAGGCTTTGGAGAGAAACCTGCAGGATAATGGCGAGGAAAGGAGGCGTAGCTTAAACCAAACAGaggaaaaaacaaaccaaaacgtCCAGCGGTGGAGGTGTGAGAGCAAGTCCATTGGTGTCGGAGCTGATGAGAACATGAACAATGTGGTTGTATATCGGAGGTCACCTGGGCAAAACAAAGATGTGGCTGTGGGAACAGAGCAGGAGTTGAGGAGCACAGGAGTTGGTGTGACTGAAGCCATGCTAGGTATGAGTAGTGAAGTAGAAGCTGAAATCGAGATGCAGCACCAGACCATCGAAGCCCTGAAAGAGAAGATCTACAGATTGGAGGTTCAACTTAAGGAGACCACCCACCAAATGGAAATGGGAAAGTTAAAGCTTCAGCTTCAAGAGGCTGGATCAAGAAAAAAGGCAGACAAGGGAATGATGGCAAGGCCAGAGATGTATAGCACTTCAGTGGAGGCCAGGGTGTCCACACAGAGCCAAGGTGTGGGCAACCATGTTGAGTTTAGCAATGCAAGCACAAATAATGTCCAACAAATGAATTCAGTAGGTATTATTTGCAAACCAGAGGCAACTCATGTTTCAATAGGTCCAGAGTTGCCAATGGAGCGGTGGATTGTACGAGAACGTGCTGAAGTTAAGGAACAATGTGTTGGCAAGCAGGTTGTGATGTGCAACAAGAGTGTGGGAGTGGAATTAAGTGTATGTGAAATGGGGATCAACACTGAATTAACGGCCGAAGGTTTAGGACTATGCAAAACCGAGGCTGAACAAGTCAAGGAGTTCAGGTCCATTGGATGTGGAGATTGTTCAGTCGATGTAATAGTCAGGCCTATCATGGAGATGGCAACCCAGAGCACAGCAACAGATGAAGTTCACAAAACTGACTTTGGAGTCATGGTCTTACCCATGTGTGCCTCACAGTACACAAATACAGAAATTGAGACAATAGGCAAGTTAACCAATACAGACAAGGTAGTTCTTACGGATTCCAGCACTACTACACAACCATACTCAAAAGACAAACAAGTTAGTACCATACCAGTGGAGACTCGTACAATTGCTATTGGTGATGGTCTTGTAAAAGATGTGCCGGCCACATTAAAAACACGCTCAGTTTCAGTAGGTACAACAGCTTCTGAGGAAGGTATGCATGACAAGTCGCCATCTTACAAAACCAAAGAGACTGGAGTTGGCCTCACGAACATAAATGAAAACTTTTTAGTCGGTCACAAGACGAGGAACATTGCATGTGGCCCTTCTCAGTCTCCTAGCTCGATCCAACTTGAGAGTGTTCCTTTGGGATCAATGTCATCAGCAGGACCTATCCACTCGCAGGCTGGGGCAGGTGTTGGACTCGATCACTACATAGAGAGAGTGCAGAAGCTCTTGCAGGAACAGCAGATGTTGCTTGCTCAGAACTACAGTGAGCTGGCAGATGCATTCGACCCACCTCAACAATCCCAGTTTAGCTCCATCAATAGTGAGCTGGTTACTACTCTATCATCCATCAATTCCGTAATGAAGTATGGAAGTGTTGAGGAACTCTCCAATATGGACCTTCTGAGACCGAAGGGGAATTCGGACCACACCATGAAAG AAACACAGATGATCACTTCCCACTTGAGTAGTTCGAGGACAGAAGTCACAAGGATCGAAAAAGTGTTTAATGACGATGCACATGGTACAGAAACACAGAAAAGCCGCATGGACCAGCAAATGTCCACAGCATTGCATG GCAGTCATAGCACCCTGAAGTCCATCATGAAGAAAGACGGTCATCAGGGGCCTAATGGCACAAAAAAGAATCTGCAGTTTGTTGGTGTAAATGGAGG CTATGAGACAACATCGAGTGATGATTCCAGCTCAGAAGAGAGCACCTCTTCTGGATCAGAGGATGAAGAGGACAAAGACAAGGTGGTGAATGTGAGGGAGAGGAGGAAAGAAGAATTCAGGAATAATGAAGCAGTGGATGAAGATCGAGACACTGAAGATTTAGGCCAGGACAAAAGGCAGAG gtATGAGTTGAATGAGAAGATGATTTCTGCATGCAACATGATGAAATCCCACCTCAATGACCCCAAGGCTTTATCTAGTAAAGATCTG AGGCCATGTGTGAACACCGTTCAGCACGAGTGGTTCCGAGTGTCCAGTCAGAAGACGGCCGTGCCGGAGATGGTGGAGGACTACCTGAATGCTTTCAGAGGCATCTCCCCTGCCCTGCTGCAGCACATCGTAAACATGGCCGATGGCAACGGCAACACTGCCCTCCATTACAGTGTATCCCATTCCAACTTCCACATTGTGAAAAAGCTGCTGGATGCTG ATGTCTGCAATGTCAATCAGCAGAATAAGGCGGGCTATACTCCCATCATGCTAGCAGCACTTGCTGCTGTGGAGGCCCAGAAGGACATGAGGGTGGTTGAAGAGTTGTTCGGCAAAGGTGATGTCAATGCTAAAGCCAGTCAG GCTGGTCAGACAGGGCTGATGCTGGCTGTCAGTCATGGCAGAATGGACATGGTGAAGGCTCTGCTCGCCTGCGGTGCAGACGTCAACATCCAGGATGATGAGGGCTCGACCGCACTTATGTGTGCTAGTGAACACGGCCACGTTGAGATAGTCAAGCTCCTGCTGGCTCAGCCGGGCTGCGACGCCACACTCAGCGATAAT GATGAGAGCAATGCCCTGTCTATTGCTCTGGAAGCAGGTCATAAGGACATAGCAGTGCTGCTGTATGCCCATATGAACTTCTCCAAAGCTCAATCACCA GGTACGCCTCGACTTGGGAGGAAAACTTCACCCAGTCCTACAAGGAAAGGACATGTTTGA